In Duganella zoogloeoides, a single genomic region encodes these proteins:
- a CDS encoding c-type cytochrome, with protein MKRILILAPVCAAILGTAAYFYLTRSDPTPGTAPVLAGAPASASKIVRGEYLAKAADCVACHTVSGGKPFAGGLPFKLPFGTLYSSNITADQKTGIGNYSDDDFVRALHDGVRHDGKRLYPAFPYTSYSLLSREDALAIKAYLFSLPTVTQETPTPELAFPFNQRWAMGFWNAVFFKSERFKPAPDKSAQWNSGAYLAIALAHCAECHTPRNIGFALDHRNELSGAVVNGWQAPNITPDPVHGIGKWTDAELYQYLRAGHAPGHGAASGPMREAVENSLQYLDPADIRNLVTYLRSVPPRTGDNPIVVNSNPDSVAAAGPYAPAPGTPANLKDGLRLFESSCASCHQWNGAGPQSQYAALLGARSVNDPSGRNVVQMILSGTRAQIGGAEVFMPSFRASYTDDEIAQLSNYVIYQFGGKQGKVTAADVAKHRQQ; from the coding sequence ATGAAACGCATCCTGATCCTGGCGCCCGTGTGCGCCGCCATCCTCGGTACGGCAGCATACTTCTACCTTACCCGTTCCGATCCCACCCCGGGCACGGCGCCGGTATTGGCCGGCGCGCCGGCGTCCGCGTCGAAAATCGTGCGCGGCGAATACCTGGCCAAGGCGGCCGATTGCGTGGCGTGCCACACCGTCTCCGGCGGCAAGCCGTTTGCCGGCGGCCTGCCGTTCAAGCTGCCGTTCGGCACCCTGTACTCGTCCAACATCACGGCCGATCAGAAGACCGGCATCGGCAACTACAGCGACGACGACTTCGTGCGTGCGCTGCACGACGGCGTGCGCCACGACGGCAAGCGGCTCTACCCGGCCTTCCCGTATACGTCGTATTCGCTGCTGAGCCGCGAGGATGCGCTGGCGATCAAGGCGTATTTATTCAGCCTGCCCACAGTCACGCAGGAGACGCCGACACCGGAGCTGGCGTTCCCGTTCAACCAGCGCTGGGCAATGGGCTTCTGGAACGCGGTGTTCTTCAAGAGCGAGCGTTTCAAGCCCGCACCCGACAAATCGGCGCAATGGAACAGCGGCGCCTACCTGGCGATCGCGCTGGCCCACTGCGCCGAGTGCCACACGCCGCGCAACATCGGCTTCGCGCTCGACCACCGCAATGAACTGAGCGGTGCCGTGGTCAACGGCTGGCAGGCGCCCAACATCACGCCCGACCCGGTCCACGGCATCGGCAAATGGACCGACGCCGAGTTGTACCAGTACCTGCGCGCCGGCCACGCACCGGGCCACGGCGCGGCCTCGGGACCGATGCGCGAAGCGGTGGAAAACAGCCTGCAATACCTGGACCCGGCCGATATACGCAACCTGGTCACCTACCTGCGCAGCGTGCCGCCACGCACCGGCGACAATCCGATCGTGGTCAATTCCAATCCGGACAGCGTGGCTGCGGCAGGCCCGTACGCACCGGCACCGGGCACCCCGGCCAACCTCAAAGACGGCCTGCGCCTGTTCGAAAGCAGCTGCGCCAGCTGCCATCAATGGAACGGCGCCGGCCCGCAATCGCAGTACGCCGCGCTGCTGGGCGCGCGCTCGGTGAACGATCCGTCAGGCCGCAACGTGGTGCAGATGATCCTGTCCGGCACCCGCGCCCAGATCGGCGGCGCGGAAGTGTTCATGCCGTCGTTCCGGGCGTCGTACACGGACGACGAGATCGCGCAGTTGAGCAACTACGTGATTTACCAGTTCGGGGGCAAGCAGGGCAAGGTGACGGCGGCGGATGTAGCGAAACATCGCCAGCAATAA
- a CDS encoding LysR family transcriptional regulator gives MQSEKFAEFLGVFVDVAREGSFSGAGRRRGRTPSSIGRQIDMLEEHLESPLFLRSTRLLTLTDAGEALLIRARQILDALADAQQELASMKGEVTGILRVACFPTFGKRYVLPVMGQLASQYPDLRLELDLTERLADPVAERLDLVIRIGDLADSTLIASRLATQTRILCASPAYLERAGAPAAVNDIGCHRLIDKLHGADLLGWTDVLGHPARACGGQPVFACDDFEAMRLAAQEGMGIAYLPDWVVGPDIKAGHLRQLFPEWSQQPRATTGIHALRALRRPPARVTVLLDALRAAIGQPPVWALV, from the coding sequence ATGCAATCAGAAAAATTCGCGGAATTTCTCGGCGTGTTCGTCGATGTCGCGCGCGAGGGCAGTTTTTCCGGCGCGGGCCGCCGGCGCGGCCGCACGCCGTCGTCCATCGGCCGCCAGATCGACATGCTGGAAGAACACCTGGAGTCGCCGCTGTTCCTGCGCTCCACTCGGCTGCTCACGCTCACCGATGCCGGCGAAGCGCTGCTGATACGCGCGCGCCAGATCCTCGACGCGCTGGCCGACGCCCAGCAGGAACTCGCTTCGATGAAGGGCGAGGTGACGGGCATTCTGCGGGTGGCGTGCTTTCCCACCTTCGGCAAGCGCTACGTGCTGCCGGTGATGGGGCAACTGGCCAGCCAGTATCCCGACCTGCGGCTGGAACTGGATTTGACGGAACGGCTGGCGGACCCGGTGGCCGAGCGCCTGGACCTGGTGATCCGCATCGGCGACCTGGCCGACAGCACGCTGATCGCCAGCCGCCTGGCCACCCAGACCCGCATCCTGTGCGCCAGCCCGGCCTACCTGGAGCGCGCGGGCGCCCCGGCCGCAGTCAACGACATCGGCTGCCATCGCCTGATCGACAAGCTGCATGGCGCGGACCTGCTGGGCTGGACCGACGTGCTGGGTCACCCGGCGCGCGCCTGCGGCGGTCAGCCGGTATTCGCCTGCGACGATTTCGAGGCGATGCGCCTGGCCGCGCAGGAGGGCATGGGGATTGCGTACTTGCCGGACTGGGTGGTGGGGCCCGATATCAAGGCCGGCCACTTGCGCCAGCTGTTCCCCGAGTGGTCGCAGCAGCCGCGCGCCACCACCGGCATCCATGCGTTGCGGGCGCTGCGCCGGCCGCCGGCGCGCGTGACGGTGCTGCTCGATGCGCTGCGCGCGGCCATCGGCCAGCCGCCGGTGTGGGCGTTGGTTTGA
- a CDS encoding helix-turn-helix transcriptional regulator, giving the protein MGNNILPQYSSLLLALYRLAQECPVQQFQDAALTLLKATLAFDSSMWGTATMNADGIDIHSIHLHNSSPAMLAAYEKVKHRDTAAVQVTAQPALTIGFCVDDFPGDDNAGLRQFLNDFGHRNFLITSSIHPATRFVQWVSLYRARLEARCQPAEVDLLACLAPHLMQALAINRLVHLDRLSHDVVRAKWSVAIADQRGVLYHADERFKSLVASAWGRDDPGRLPSALLARLVGDGTGPRTLMHERVILYCSREQDVLFLKARAAEAVDTLSEREFLVARLLAGGLTHKEVATQLHRSPETIRTQIKAIFNKLDINNVALLGTLLAARE; this is encoded by the coding sequence ATGGGCAACAATATACTTCCCCAGTACAGCAGCCTGTTGCTCGCGCTTTACCGGCTGGCCCAGGAGTGCCCGGTGCAGCAATTTCAGGATGCTGCGCTCACTTTGCTTAAAGCCACGCTGGCCTTCGATTCATCGATGTGGGGCACGGCCACCATGAACGCGGACGGCATCGACATCCACAGCATCCACTTGCACAACTCGTCGCCAGCCATGCTCGCGGCTTACGAAAAGGTCAAGCACCGCGACACCGCCGCCGTCCAGGTGACCGCGCAACCGGCGCTGACCATCGGTTTTTGCGTGGACGATTTTCCCGGCGACGACAATGCCGGCTTGCGCCAGTTCCTTAACGATTTCGGCCATCGCAATTTTTTGATCACGTCGTCCATCCATCCCGCCACCCGTTTCGTGCAATGGGTGTCGCTGTACCGCGCGCGGCTGGAGGCGCGCTGCCAGCCGGCAGAAGTGGATTTGCTGGCGTGCCTGGCGCCGCACCTGATGCAGGCGCTGGCGATCAACCGCCTGGTGCACCTGGACCGACTCAGCCACGACGTGGTGCGGGCCAAATGGTCGGTGGCGATTGCCGACCAGCGCGGCGTGCTGTACCACGCCGACGAGCGTTTCAAGTCATTGGTGGCGTCCGCCTGGGGCCGCGACGATCCGGGCCGGTTGCCGTCGGCGCTGCTGGCGCGACTGGTCGGTGACGGCACGGGGCCGCGCACGCTGATGCACGAGCGGGTGATCTTGTATTGCAGCCGCGAGCAGGACGTGTTGTTCCTGAAAGCGCGTGCGGCCGAAGCGGTCGATACGCTGAGCGAACGCGAGTTCCTGGTCGCCCGCCTGCTGGCCGGCGGCCTGACTCACAAGGAAGTGGCGACCCAACTGCACCGCTCGCCGGAAACCATCCGCACCCAGATCAAGGCCATTTTCAACAAGCTCGACATTAACAACGTGGCGTTGCTGGGGACCTTGCTGGCGGCGCGGGAGTAA
- a CDS encoding (2Fe-2S)-binding protein has product MAQTLRVNGHEHVVDVEGSTPLLWVIRDVIGMTGTKFSCGIAQCGACTVHLDGNPVRSCVLPVSSVGNREVTTIEAIGATDSGKRIQDAWLAVDVVQCGYCQSGQIMSATALLKRTPNPTDADIDAAMSGNICRCATYVRIRAAIRQAATGKIVVTQAIPVAAIGGRK; this is encoded by the coding sequence ATGGCGCAAACGCTAAGGGTGAACGGCCACGAACATGTCGTGGATGTCGAGGGCAGCACGCCGCTGCTGTGGGTGATACGCGACGTGATCGGCATGACCGGCACCAAGTTCAGCTGCGGCATCGCCCAGTGCGGCGCCTGCACCGTGCACCTGGACGGCAACCCGGTGCGCTCGTGCGTGCTGCCCGTGTCCAGCGTCGGCAACCGCGAGGTGACCACCATCGAAGCTATCGGCGCCACCGACAGCGGCAAGCGCATCCAGGATGCCTGGCTGGCGGTGGACGTGGTCCAATGCGGTTACTGCCAGTCGGGCCAGATCATGTCGGCTACCGCGCTGCTCAAGCGCACGCCCAACCCCACCGATGCCGATATCGACGCCGCCATGTCCGGCAATATCTGTCGCTGCGCCACCTACGTACGTATCCGCGCCGCCATCAGGCAGGCGGCCACCGGCAAGATCGTGGTCACGCAAGCCATTCCCGTCGCCGCGATCGGAGGCCGCAAATGA
- a CDS encoding xanthine dehydrogenase family protein molybdopterin-binding subunit codes for MSHVIDTVSTGRRQLLKAAGLSVAFVWLATPKTALGAVTPHRQPGDAKAAAADGAPAFAPNAFVRIDASGAIRLVMPMVEMGQAIYTGSCMLLAEELDVGLDQIQVEHAPASDELYGMKLLKGQITGGSTSTRSTFTELRTAGAIARTLLVSAAAAKWKVAPGDCVVERGVIRHQASGRTLTYGQVAAAANRLPDPGDVKLKSPGEFRLIGKPMARLDSADKVAGTTKFGIDVSVPGMRVATVKACPTFGGKLVKFDDRATRAVPGVIDVLRIANAVAVVAVHFGAAKRGMELLDIEWDRGANARLTTRDLRAGLAASQASGKAIVGRESGTRPQGELIEATYKLPMLAHATMEPLNATVHLTANRCEIWAGTQVPTRVVANAAKITGLAVEQVVLHPQYLGGGFGRRLESDYVDQAVMFAKLVKYPLKIIWTREEDIGHDIVRPMYHDVISAVVDAKGMPVWYGDRICSATVLGRWRPGGMRPNGLDGDAIECVADMPYAIPNMKVEWVRHDMPPGLLVGWWRGVGALHNLFIVESFFDELAHRAKVDPVAWRRALLRHNPRATAVLDLAAAKMGWGAALPPRVGRGVALGEPFGSKVCAMVEVEVTPAGDVRLRRAVVAVDCGIPVNTGSIEAQIQGGLLFGLSAALFNEVTIANGAIEQSNFNDYRMIRMNETPDVEVHIVHNTEAPGGIGEVGTAIAAPALANAIFAATGVRLRELPIRRELLAQKGSKA; via the coding sequence ATGAGCCACGTCATTGACACCGTTTCGACCGGGCGCCGCCAGTTGTTGAAGGCCGCCGGCCTGTCGGTGGCCTTCGTGTGGCTGGCCACGCCCAAGACCGCCCTCGGCGCGGTCACCCCGCACCGCCAGCCCGGCGACGCCAAGGCGGCGGCAGCCGACGGCGCGCCTGCGTTTGCCCCCAACGCCTTTGTGCGCATCGACGCCAGCGGCGCCATCCGCCTGGTGATGCCGATGGTGGAAATGGGCCAGGCCATCTACACCGGCTCGTGCATGCTGCTGGCCGAAGAACTGGACGTGGGCCTGGACCAGATCCAGGTCGAACACGCCCCCGCCAGCGACGAGCTGTATGGCATGAAGCTGCTCAAGGGCCAAATCACCGGCGGCTCCACCAGCACCCGCAGCACCTTCACCGAACTTCGCACGGCAGGCGCCATCGCCCGCACCCTGCTGGTATCGGCAGCCGCCGCGAAGTGGAAGGTGGCGCCCGGCGACTGCGTGGTGGAGCGTGGCGTGATCCGGCACCAGGCCAGCGGCAGGACGCTCACCTACGGCCAGGTGGCTGCCGCCGCCAACCGGTTGCCCGATCCCGGCGACGTCAAACTCAAGTCACCCGGCGAATTCCGCCTGATCGGCAAACCGATGGCGCGCCTCGATTCGGCCGACAAGGTGGCCGGTACCACAAAATTCGGCATCGACGTCAGCGTGCCCGGCATGCGGGTGGCGACAGTGAAGGCCTGCCCCACTTTCGGCGGCAAGCTGGTGAAGTTCGACGACCGCGCCACGCGGGCCGTACCCGGCGTGATCGATGTGCTGAGAATAGCCAACGCGGTGGCCGTGGTGGCCGTGCATTTCGGCGCGGCCAAACGTGGCATGGAGCTGCTCGACATCGAATGGGACCGGGGCGCCAATGCCAGGCTGACCACGCGCGACCTGCGCGCCGGCCTGGCTGCCAGCCAGGCCAGCGGCAAGGCCATCGTCGGGCGCGAATCAGGCACGCGCCCGCAAGGCGAATTGATCGAGGCAACCTACAAGCTGCCGATGCTGGCTCACGCCACTATGGAGCCGCTCAACGCCACCGTCCACCTCACCGCCAACCGCTGCGAGATCTGGGCCGGCACCCAGGTACCGACCCGGGTAGTCGCCAATGCCGCAAAAATTACCGGCCTGGCGGTGGAACAGGTGGTGCTGCACCCGCAATACCTGGGCGGCGGCTTCGGCCGCCGGCTCGAGAGCGACTACGTGGACCAGGCGGTGATGTTCGCCAAACTGGTCAAGTATCCGCTCAAGATCATCTGGACCCGCGAAGAAGACATCGGCCACGACATCGTGCGACCGATGTACCACGACGTGATTTCGGCGGTGGTGGACGCCAAGGGCATGCCGGTGTGGTACGGCGACCGCATTTGCAGCGCCACCGTGTTGGGCCGCTGGCGGCCGGGTGGCATGCGCCCGAACGGTCTCGATGGCGACGCCATCGAATGCGTGGCCGACATGCCCTATGCCATCCCCAACATGAAGGTGGAATGGGTGCGCCACGACATGCCGCCCGGTTTGCTGGTCGGCTGGTGGCGCGGCGTGGGCGCGCTGCACAACCTGTTCATCGTCGAGAGCTTTTTTGACGAACTGGCTCACCGCGCCAAGGTCGATCCGGTGGCATGGCGCCGCGCGCTGCTGCGCCACAATCCGCGTGCCACCGCAGTGCTGGACCTCGCCGCAGCCAAGATGGGCTGGGGCGCCGCCCTGCCCCCGCGCGTGGGCCGTGGCGTGGCGCTGGGCGAGCCATTCGGCAGCAAGGTATGCGCCATGGTAGAGGTGGAAGTCACGCCTGCCGGCGACGTGCGCCTGCGGCGCGCCGTGGTGGCGGTCGATTGCGGCATTCCCGTCAACACCGGCTCGATCGAAGCGCAGATCCAGGGCGGTCTGCTGTTCGGCCTGTCCGCCGCGCTGTTCAACGAAGTGACCATCGCCAACGGCGCCATCGAGCAAAGCAATTTCAATGACTATCGCATGATCAGGATGAACGAAACGCCCGATGTGGAAGTCCACATCGTCCACAACACCGAGGCGCCCGGCGGCATCGGCGAAGTGGGCACGGCCATTGCCGCTCCGGCACTGGCCAACGCAATCTTTGCGGCCACCGGCGTGCGCCTGCGCGAGCTGCCGATCCGCCGCGAGCTGCTGGCACAAAAAGGGAGCAAGGCATGA
- a CDS encoding TonB-dependent siderophore receptor — protein sequence MSRPCFKRPFLKHPLLLALAYAGLASAHADGAGNALDAAGASAEAEQTQSTRPAPPAGAVMPVVTVTAAAVDAYSARSSKSASRLDLTLRETPQSVSVVTRALMDDFQLTTINDVLASTTGVTVEKVETSRTYFTARGFDIVNFQYDGVGLPQVFGNLQGDIDTALYERIDIVRGANGLMTSTGNPSATVNFIRKRPSAQTAASASVTLGSWNTRRVEGDVTAKLNESGSVTGRAVLVHQDGESYLDRYEPKRNVAYAVVDARLGDATVLTMGHTYEAGRSKGVMWGALPLYYTDGTPTDYPRSTNTAADWSRWDTTNHSTFAELSHNLGQGWRVLATANYLTEKSDSTLQYVYGTPDRTTGLGLLAYPSKYASDHTQSLVDMSVDGKFALGGREHDLSFGYNWSKSRLVDQSLYGRGIGDSLPGNTAFDGSFPLPPFDAAIDGSRYEDRRNTVFAAARFNLTDDWKLLAGVNHTRARGNGLAYGVSRAKSATKTTPYVGVVYDINRSLSAYASHTQIFNPQTETDASGATLDPIEGKTTEAGLKSALFDGRLNLSGAVFKTRQDNTAETAGLVGGKTIYRGINAESQGVELEASGELARGWQATAGVTSLSIHGDQGEKAKPYIPRTTLRVNTTYALPGLPALKVGGSLRWQSKSSVDQGGGITTRQSSYAVLGLMARYQFDRHLSLAVNLNNVTDKKYLTSLYWTQSYYAAPRNGSATLTWTY from the coding sequence GGTGGTCACGGTCACCGCTGCCGCAGTCGACGCCTATTCCGCCCGCTCCAGCAAGTCCGCCAGCCGGCTCGACCTCACGCTGCGCGAAACGCCGCAGTCGGTGTCGGTGGTTACGCGCGCGTTGATGGACGATTTCCAGCTCACCACCATCAACGATGTCCTGGCCAGCACTACCGGCGTCACGGTCGAGAAAGTGGAAACCAGCCGCACCTACTTCACCGCGCGCGGCTTCGACATCGTCAACTTCCAGTACGACGGCGTGGGACTGCCGCAGGTCTTCGGCAACCTGCAGGGCGACATCGATACCGCGCTGTACGAGCGCATCGACATCGTGCGCGGCGCCAACGGCCTGATGACATCTACCGGCAATCCGTCCGCCACCGTCAACTTCATCCGCAAGCGCCCGAGCGCGCAAACCGCCGCCAGCGCCAGCGTAACGCTGGGCTCGTGGAATACGCGGCGCGTGGAAGGCGATGTCACAGCCAAGCTCAACGAGAGCGGCAGCGTCACCGGCCGCGCGGTGCTGGTCCACCAGGACGGCGAATCCTACCTCGACCGCTACGAGCCGAAACGCAACGTCGCGTACGCGGTAGTCGATGCCCGCCTCGGTGACGCCACCGTGCTCACCATGGGCCATACCTACGAAGCCGGCCGCAGCAAGGGTGTAATGTGGGGTGCGCTACCGTTGTATTACACCGACGGCACCCCCACCGACTACCCGCGCAGCACCAACACCGCCGCCGACTGGTCGCGCTGGGACACCACCAACCACAGCACCTTCGCTGAACTGAGCCACAACCTGGGCCAGGGCTGGCGCGTGCTGGCTACCGCCAACTACCTCACTGAAAAATCGGACTCCACGCTGCAATACGTGTACGGCACGCCGGACCGCACCACGGGGCTGGGCTTGCTGGCCTACCCGTCGAAGTACGCTTCCGACCATACCCAGAGCCTGGTCGATATGTCGGTGGACGGCAAATTCGCGCTGGGCGGGCGCGAGCACGACCTGAGTTTCGGCTACAACTGGTCGAAGTCGCGCCTGGTCGATCAGTCGCTGTATGGCCGTGGCATCGGCGACTCGCTGCCCGGCAATACCGCGTTCGACGGCAGTTTTCCGCTGCCGCCGTTCGATGCCGCGATCGACGGCAGCCGCTACGAAGACCGCCGCAACACCGTGTTCGCTGCCGCCCGCTTCAACCTGACCGACGACTGGAAACTGCTGGCCGGCGTCAACCACACCCGGGCGCGCGGCAACGGCCTCGCGTATGGCGTCAGCCGCGCCAAGTCGGCCACCAAGACCACGCCGTACGTGGGCGTGGTTTATGACATCAACCGCTCGCTGTCGGCTTACGCCAGCCACACGCAAATTTTCAATCCGCAAACTGAAACTGACGCCAGCGGCGCCACGCTCGATCCGATCGAAGGCAAGACCACCGAGGCCGGCCTGAAAAGCGCGCTGTTCGACGGCCGCCTCAACCTGTCGGGTGCAGTGTTCAAGACCAGGCAGGACAATACTGCGGAGACTGCGGGCCTTGTCGGCGGCAAGACCATCTACCGGGGCATCAATGCCGAGTCGCAAGGCGTGGAACTGGAAGCGTCGGGTGAGCTGGCGCGCGGCTGGCAAGCGACCGCTGGCGTAACCAGCCTGTCCATCCACGGCGACCAAGGGGAAAAGGCAAAACCCTACATCCCGCGCACCACTTTACGCGTCAACACCACGTATGCCCTGCCCGGCCTGCCGGCGCTCAAGGTCGGCGGTTCGCTGCGTTGGCAGAGCAAGTCCTCGGTGGACCAGGGCGGCGGCATCACTACCCGTCAATCGAGCTACGCGGTGCTGGGCCTGATGGCGCGCTACCAGTTTGATCGCCACCTGAGCCTGGCCGTCAACCTCAACAACGTCACCGACAAAAAGTACCTGACCAGCCTGTACTGGACCCAGAGTTACTATGCTGCACCGCGCAACGGCAGCGCCACGCTGACCTGGACTTATTGA
- a CDS encoding cytochrome ubiquinol oxidase subunit I — protein MTGFTALELARIQFGFTISFHIIFPALSIGLASYLTVLELCWLRTRREVYRDLYHFWLKIFAVNFGIGVVSGIVLAYQFGTNWSFFSQYAGGITGPLLTYEVLTAFFLEAGFLGVMLFGWNRVGPGLHCFASAMVAIGTLISTTWILASNSFMQTPQGYRVEHGVLVPDSWFEIIFNPSFPFRLMHMSVGAFLATAMVVAACGAWHLLRKNDTPAVRTMFSMAMWMLLVTAPLQAFLGDAHGINTLEHQPAKIAAIEGHWENHGNDALPLVVFALPDMDGETNRYQVAIPRVGSWILTHTWGGQIRGLKDFPKDDRPNAAIIFFTFRVMVGLGMAMIALAVLGLWLRHRRALYGAQWFLRLTTVMGPAGLIAILAGWYTTEIGRQPWIVYGLLRTRDAVTPHAAATVALSLGLFILVYVFVFGVAITYIFRLLSAAPDQLNPHGSTL, from the coding sequence ATGACAGGATTCACCGCCCTGGAGCTGGCCCGCATTCAGTTCGGGTTTACCATCTCCTTCCACATCATCTTCCCGGCGCTGTCGATCGGCCTGGCCAGTTACCTGACGGTGCTGGAGCTGTGCTGGCTGCGCACGCGGCGCGAAGTGTATCGTGACTTGTACCATTTCTGGCTGAAGATCTTCGCGGTCAACTTCGGCATCGGCGTGGTGTCCGGCATCGTGCTCGCCTACCAGTTCGGCACCAACTGGAGCTTCTTCTCGCAGTACGCGGGCGGCATTACCGGGCCGCTGCTGACCTACGAAGTGCTGACCGCCTTCTTCCTCGAAGCGGGCTTTCTTGGCGTGATGCTGTTCGGCTGGAACCGCGTGGGGCCCGGCCTGCATTGCTTTGCCAGCGCCATGGTGGCGATCGGCACCTTGATCTCCACCACCTGGATCCTGGCGTCGAACAGCTTCATGCAAACGCCGCAGGGTTATCGCGTGGAGCACGGCGTGCTGGTGCCCGACAGCTGGTTCGAGATCATCTTCAACCCGTCGTTCCCGTTCCGGCTGATGCACATGAGCGTCGGCGCCTTCCTCGCCACCGCGATGGTGGTGGCCGCTTGCGGCGCCTGGCACTTGCTGCGCAAGAACGATACGCCGGCTGTGCGCACCATGTTTTCGATGGCGATGTGGATGTTGCTGGTGACCGCGCCGTTGCAGGCGTTCCTCGGCGACGCCCACGGCATCAACACGCTGGAACACCAGCCAGCCAAGATCGCCGCCATCGAGGGACATTGGGAAAATCATGGCAACGATGCGCTGCCGCTGGTGGTCTTCGCGCTTCCCGACATGGACGGCGAAACCAACCGCTACCAGGTCGCGATTCCGCGCGTGGGTAGCTGGATACTCACCCATACGTGGGGCGGGCAGATCCGGGGCCTGAAGGACTTTCCCAAGGATGACCGGCCCAACGCCGCCATCATCTTCTTCACCTTCCGCGTGATGGTGGGACTGGGCATGGCAATGATCGCGCTGGCGGTGCTGGGCCTGTGGCTGCGCCACCGCCGGGCGCTGTACGGCGCGCAGTGGTTCCTGCGCCTGACCACCGTCATGGGGCCAGCCGGTTTGATCGCCATCCTGGCCGGCTGGTACACCACCGAGATCGGGCGCCAGCCCTGGATCGTCTATGGCCTGCTGCGCACGCGAGACGCCGTCACGCCGCACGCGGCGGCCACCGTGGCGCTGTCGCTCGGCCTGTTCATTCTGGTGTATGTGTTCGTGTTCGGCGTGGCCATCACGTATATCTTCCGCCTGCTGTCGGCGGCGCCCGATCAACTCAACCCGCATGGGAGCACACTGTAA
- a CDS encoding NAD-dependent succinate-semialdehyde dehydrogenase, which translates to MRTPHYEQLSLFIDGAWLDAGNRDTAPVINPANGAILGRVPLATAADLDLALTTARTAFDTWRHTVPAERSRILRQGATLMRERTEHIATLMTLEEGKPLAESRDEVLRAAEYFEWFAEEARRIDGRVVPSNRPGVQQLVKRQAIGPVAAFTPWNFPAITPARKLSAALAAGCSVILKPGEESPATALALARCLDDAGLPKGVLQVVFGVPDMVSARLIASPVIRKVAFTGSVPVGRLLSERAAAGVKPITLELGGHGPVLVFDDADIEAAAVGGAANRFRGTGQICISSTRFLVQRGVYDQFVERFVAATGALVIGDGMASQTQVGPLANPRQLAKMEALVADAVEQGATVLAGGKRIDRPGYFFEPTVLANVPMTARIMHEEPFGPIAVLLPFDTLADGLAEANRLPYALSAYAFTTDARTALDVGDGLEAGMIGINQYRIVATELPFGGMKESGHGSEGGAEGISHYLTNKFISQA; encoded by the coding sequence ATGCGCACACCGCATTACGAACAACTCTCCCTGTTCATCGACGGCGCCTGGCTCGATGCGGGCAACCGCGACACCGCGCCCGTCATCAACCCCGCCAATGGCGCCATCCTGGGCCGCGTGCCGCTCGCCACCGCCGCCGACCTGGACCTGGCCTTGACTACCGCGCGCACCGCCTTCGACACCTGGCGCCACACCGTGCCGGCCGAACGCTCGCGCATCCTGCGCCAGGGAGCCACGCTGATGCGCGAGCGCACCGAGCACATCGCCACCCTGATGACGCTCGAGGAAGGCAAGCCGCTGGCCGAAAGCCGCGACGAAGTGCTGCGCGCAGCCGAATACTTTGAGTGGTTCGCCGAGGAGGCGCGCCGCATCGATGGCCGCGTGGTGCCGTCCAACCGTCCCGGCGTGCAGCAACTGGTCAAGCGCCAGGCGATCGGCCCCGTGGCCGCCTTCACGCCGTGGAACTTCCCGGCCATCACCCCGGCCCGCAAGCTGTCGGCTGCGCTGGCCGCCGGCTGCAGCGTGATCCTGAAACCGGGCGAGGAAAGCCCGGCCACCGCGCTGGCGCTGGCCCGCTGCCTGGACGACGCCGGCCTGCCCAAGGGCGTGCTGCAAGTGGTGTTCGGCGTGCCGGACATGGTGTCCGCCAGGCTGATCGCCTCGCCGGTGATCCGCAAGGTGGCGTTCACCGGCTCGGTGCCGGTGGGCCGGCTGCTGTCGGAACGGGCCGCCGCCGGCGTCAAGCCGATCACGCTGGAACTGGGCGGCCATGGTCCGGTGCTGGTGTTCGACGATGCCGATATCGAGGCCGCCGCCGTCGGCGGTGCGGCCAACCGCTTTCGCGGCACGGGCCAGATCTGCATCTCGTCCACCCGCTTCCTGGTCCAGCGCGGCGTGTATGACCAGTTTGTCGAACGCTTCGTCGCCGCCACCGGCGCGCTGGTGATCGGCGACGGCATGGCGTCGCAGACGCAGGTTGGCCCACTGGCCAATCCGCGTCAACTGGCCAAAATGGAGGCCCTGGTTGCGGACGCCGTCGAACAGGGCGCCACCGTGCTGGCCGGCGGCAAGCGCATCGACCGCCCCGGCTATTTTTTCGAACCGACCGTGCTGGCCAACGTGCCGATGACGGCGCGCATCATGCACGAAGAACCGTTCGGCCCGATCGCCGTGCTGCTGCCGTTCGACACGCTGGCCGACGGCCTGGCGGAAGCCAACCGCCTGCCCTACGCCCTGTCGGCATATGCGTTTACGACCGATGCCCGCACCGCGCTCGACGTGGGCGACGGCCTGGAAGCGGGCATGATCGGCATCAACCAGTACCGCATCGTCGCCACCGAACTGCCGTTCGGCGGCATGAAGGAAAGCGGCCATGGCTCCGAAGGCGGCGCCGAAGGAATCTCGCACTACCTGACAAATAAATTCATCAGCCAGGCCTAA